From Vallitalea longa, one genomic window encodes:
- a CDS encoding DUF1648 domain-containing protein gives MKRIDWKALLITSIICMLPILLGVVYYQAVPEQVAIHFDAYNNPNSWMDKNIVLFVFPVVLGLVQAICCIVNDINKKKKEYKPKVEYIYKSILPVISIFVYSITLATL, from the coding sequence ATGAAAAGAATTGATTGGAAAGCATTGTTGATAACCAGTATTATATGTATGTTGCCCATTTTACTGGGAGTTGTTTATTATCAGGCAGTACCTGAACAGGTAGCGATACACTTTGATGCTTACAACAATCCTAACAGCTGGATGGATAAGAATATTGTACTATTTGTTTTTCCTGTTGTATTGGGATTAGTTCAAGCTATATGTTGTATAGTGAATGATATCAACAAAAAGAAAAAAGAGTATAAACCAAAAGTGGAGTACATATATAAGTCCATCTTGCCAGTTATAAGTATTTTTGTTTATAGTATCACTCTTGCGACTCTTTAG
- a CDS encoding ABC transporter ATP-binding protein, producing MNILEIKHLYKKFGSNEVIRDLSLSVPSNTVFGFIGKNGAGKTTTMKMILGLLKADKGNITVAGEQVAYGQTNTNRFIGYLPDVPEFYNFMNSLEYLKLCGEITGMNKKSIVARSKELIQLVGLEDAKKKKIGGFSRGMKQRLGIAQALLNEPRLLICDEPTSALDPVGRKEILDIMKSVKDKTTIVFSTHILSDVERICDDIAILKNGKIALTGTLADIKSKHAVDSLRIIFQDMMDQINFQKYFMTNDTVTVEKVENNTLLIHSSHIEETQSSIIRVLYETKILPVSYELLEPTLESLFLEVVE from the coding sequence ATGAATATACTAGAAATAAAACACCTTTACAAGAAATTCGGGTCGAATGAAGTCATTAGGGATCTGAGTTTATCGGTTCCAAGCAATACGGTTTTTGGTTTCATCGGGAAGAATGGAGCAGGAAAAACCACAACTATGAAAATGATATTAGGATTATTGAAGGCAGATAAAGGTAATATAACAGTTGCTGGAGAACAAGTCGCTTACGGTCAAACGAACACTAACCGTTTTATCGGTTATCTACCCGATGTTCCTGAATTCTATAATTTTATGAACTCACTGGAGTATCTGAAATTATGTGGTGAAATAACTGGTATGAACAAAAAATCCATTGTAGCAAGAAGTAAGGAATTGATTCAATTAGTTGGACTTGAAGATGCCAAGAAAAAGAAAATAGGTGGATTTTCAAGAGGGATGAAGCAAAGATTAGGAATAGCACAAGCCCTTTTGAATGAACCAAGATTACTGATTTGTGATGAACCTACATCTGCTCTAGATCCTGTTGGTAGAAAAGAAATATTGGATATAATGAAATCAGTAAAAGACAAAACAACTATTGTCTTTTCAACACATATTCTCTCTGATGTGGAGAGGATATGTGATGATATCGCTATTTTGAAAAATGGAAAAATAGCTCTTACTGGAACATTAGCAGATATAAAAAGCAAACATGCTGTAGATAGTCTAAGAATCATTTTCCAAGATATGATGGATCAGATAAATTTCCAGAAATATTTTATGACTAATGATACTGTTACAGTAGAAAAAGTAGAGAATAATACATTATTGATACATTCATCCCATATAGAAGAAACCCAATCATCAATTATTAGGGTATTATATGAAACTAAGATTTTACCTGTTTCTTATGAATTGTTGGAGCCAACTTTAGAAAGTTTGTTTTTGGAGGTGGTTGAATGA
- a CDS encoding PLDc N-terminal domain-containing protein, whose protein sequence is MDVLRDNLVYLLPLIILQAALALTALIHVLRHNEYKYGNRVVWVLVVIFIGFIGPILYFAIGKGDE, encoded by the coding sequence ATGGATGTTCTTAGGGATAATCTGGTTTATTTATTGCCATTAATCATTTTACAGGCGGCTCTGGCATTGACTGCATTGATACACGTATTGAGACACAATGAATATAAATACGGGAATAGAGTGGTATGGGTTTTAGTTGTGATATTCATTGGATTCATAGGTCCCATTCTATATTTTGCTATAGGAAAAGGTGATGAATAA
- a CDS encoding DUF4179 domain-containing protein: protein MRDSEKFNKMLEQALTPVIEPSKELNEKIIDEIRENSNMKPKKRRVSIALVAVIITLTLSLTAMAAYHLLTAKQIAKEFKDEGLAHAFEQEDAVEINESVISKGYKFTLLGLVSGEDLSDFEMYSKDISSVRTWAVVSIEKDDGSEMPSTPEEGYGDVNFFISPLVKGQEPWFYNIASMNGGYSEDVIDGVLYRLIQCDNVEIFADRGVYLCISTSTFYDKKAFNYDEVTGEVSVNTDYDGANALFDLPLDIERADYDQAEKYLEEIMGKDEEDSVDNKESELGEIEETNNKWEEMVKEFDDAIVITESVKEVIPDEEGILHYEYEGSECNIHIEQVFYEEEISSRIVTIGGNNSGRKTATKFSRDANGTIRGMRLLLENNDIKDE, encoded by the coding sequence ATGAGAGATTCTGAGAAATTCAATAAAATGCTAGAACAAGCCCTTACACCAGTTATAGAACCCAGTAAAGAGTTGAATGAAAAAATAATTGATGAAATAAGGGAGAATAGTAATATGAAACCAAAAAAAAGAAGGGTATCAATAGCGTTGGTTGCTGTTATAATTACTCTAACATTATCTTTAACAGCTATGGCAGCATATCATCTATTAACTGCAAAACAAATTGCAAAAGAATTCAAAGATGAGGGACTTGCACATGCATTTGAACAGGAAGATGCAGTTGAAATCAATGAATCGGTAATTTCAAAAGGATACAAATTCACTCTACTTGGTCTTGTGTCAGGGGAAGACTTAAGTGATTTTGAGATGTATTCAAAGGATATAAGTTCAGTTAGAACCTGGGCTGTCGTTTCAATTGAAAAAGATGATGGAAGTGAGATGCCTAGTACGCCAGAGGAAGGATATGGAGATGTTAACTTTTTTATATCGCCATTAGTCAAAGGACAAGAGCCTTGGTTCTATAATATAGCTTCTATGAATGGTGGATATAGTGAAGATGTGATTGATGGAGTATTGTATAGACTGATTCAGTGTGATAATGTAGAGATATTTGCTGATAGAGGAGTATATCTTTGTATTAGTACTAGTACATTTTATGATAAAAAGGCTTTTAACTATGATGAAGTAACAGGAGAGGTAAGTGTCAATACCGATTACGATGGTGCTAATGCTCTATTTGATTTACCACTAGATATTGAAAGAGCTGATTATGATCAAGCTGAAAAATATTTAGAAGAAATAATGGGGAAAGATGAAGAAGATTCTGTAGACAATAAAGAGAGTGAACTTGGTGAGATTGAAGAGACTAATAACAAATGGGAAGAAATGGTTAAAGAGTTTGATGATGCTATTGTTATAACAGAATCAGTAAAAGAGGTTATTCCTGATGAAGAGGGCATTTTGCATTATGAATATGAGGGTTCAGAATGTAATATACATATAGAACAAGTATTTTATGAGGAAGAAATTTCATCTAGAATTGTTACTATAGGTGGTAACAATAGTGGACGCAAAACAGCTACTAAATTTTCTAGAGATGCAAATGGAACTATAAGAGGTATGAGATTATTACTAGAGAATAATGATATAAAAGATGAATGA
- the uxaC gene encoding glucuronate isomerase, whose amino-acid sequence MKSFIKEDFLLDNEPAKKLFQDYAKDMPIFDYHNHLPPQEIYERKSYDNLTQVWLYADHYKWRAMRNLGIDEKYITGDAPDYEKFEKWAYTVARIPGSPLYHWTHLELQRYFGITKPLNPSTCKEIYDECEEILKQPGFDAVGLLNKMGVKALCTTDEPFDSLEYHSKISEDEAIPFKVLPTFRPDAVVHVDTDIFVDSVKKLAKSNNMEINSLEDLKDSLKMSIGRFKDVGCILADIGFVQFRYSNEQGASDIFAKAMKYEPLTDNEITCFTGEMLRFLAEQFKKNNMAMQLHMNALRNVNAELFREKGANVGCDSVGNCVDANQLGGFFNYLSANDILPKTVLYSLNPNDNTVLSSMAGNFSPYIQFGAAWWFQDHVRGISNQLDEQFEAGLISKFIGMLTDSRSFTSYGRHEYFRRILCNRLGELVDNGEYPEDYQVLGEMVKDICFNNAVKFFGLEL is encoded by the coding sequence ATGAAATCATTTATAAAAGAAGATTTCCTGCTTGACAATGAACCTGCAAAAAAACTTTTCCAAGATTACGCAAAAGACATGCCTATCTTTGACTATCATAATCATCTGCCACCCCAAGAGATTTATGAAAGAAAGAGTTATGATAATCTAACTCAGGTATGGTTATATGCTGATCACTATAAGTGGAGAGCAATGAGAAACTTAGGTATTGATGAGAAGTATATCACTGGAGATGCACCAGATTATGAGAAATTTGAAAAATGGGCATATACAGTAGCAAGAATACCTGGAAGTCCACTTTATCATTGGACTCATCTAGAATTACAAAGGTATTTTGGAATTACAAAACCTCTTAATCCATCAACATGTAAAGAAATATATGATGAATGTGAGGAAATTCTGAAACAACCTGGATTTGATGCTGTAGGATTGCTTAACAAAATGGGAGTCAAGGCACTCTGTACTACAGATGAGCCTTTTGATTCACTGGAATACCATAGTAAGATAAGTGAAGATGAAGCTATACCTTTTAAAGTATTGCCAACATTTAGACCTGATGCGGTTGTTCATGTGGATACTGATATCTTTGTTGATTCAGTTAAAAAATTAGCTAAGAGCAATAACATGGAGATAAACAGTCTGGAAGATCTAAAAGACTCATTGAAAATGTCAATAGGGAGATTCAAAGATGTTGGATGCATTCTTGCTGATATAGGATTTGTTCAATTTCGATACTCTAATGAACAAGGAGCTTCTGATATTTTTGCTAAGGCTATGAAATATGAACCTTTGACAGATAATGAAATAACATGTTTTACAGGTGAGATGTTAAGATTCTTGGCGGAGCAGTTCAAGAAAAACAACATGGCTATGCAATTGCATATGAATGCACTTAGGAATGTCAATGCAGAATTATTCCGAGAAAAAGGAGCTAATGTCGGTTGTGATAGTGTTGGAAACTGTGTAGATGCTAATCAGCTTGGTGGATTTTTCAACTATCTATCAGCTAATGATATCTTACCGAAAACTGTACTCTATAGTCTTAATCCTAATGATAATACTGTTCTATCATCAATGGCTGGGAATTTTTCACCATACATACAGTTTGGTGCAGCATGGTGGTTCCAAGATCATGTAAGAGGTATTTCCAATCAGCTTGACGAACAGTTTGAAGCTGGATTGATTAGTAAATTCATCGGTATGTTAACTGATTCACGCAGTTTCACTAGTTATGGTCGCCACGAGTATTTCAGAAGGATTCTCTGTAACCGATTAGGAGAATTAGTTGATAATGGAGAGTATCCAGAAGATTACCAAGTACTAGGAGAGATGGTTAAGGATATCTGCTTTAACAATGCAGTTAAATTTTTTGGATTAGAATTGTAG
- a CDS encoding SdpI family protein encodes MGNYIPKTNNNYTHGIRPKSLVNNKRLWRKANRTMGFTFVILGILTMVSIVLPVNYSIYAVVLTITVVIIETVIFMILSNSNKKEKVV; translated from the coding sequence GTGGGTAATTATATTCCAAAAACCAACAATAATTACACTCATGGTATCAGGCCAAAATCTCTAGTCAACAATAAAAGATTATGGAGAAAGGCTAATAGAACAATGGGTTTTACATTCGTTATACTAGGAATATTAACTATGGTTTCAATAGTATTACCCGTAAACTATTCAATCTATGCAGTTGTATTAACCATTACTGTAGTTATTATTGAGACTGTTATTTTTATGATATTATCAAATTCCAATAAAAAGGAAAAAGTTGTGTAA
- a CDS encoding autorepressor SdpR family transcription factor translates to MAITEILKAISDPIRRDILELLKDDKMCAGDIAKKFDLTNATVSYHLSQLKKAGLISVSKEKNFIFYELNLSVFEDILVWIHQLGGKENEKN, encoded by the coding sequence ATGGCTATTACAGAAATTTTAAAAGCAATATCTGATCCAATACGACGTGACATTTTAGAACTTTTGAAAGACGATAAAATGTGTGCAGGAGATATTGCCAAAAAATTTGACTTAACGAATGCAACTGTTTCATACCATTTATCACAGTTGAAGAAAGCAGGGTTGATTAGTGTGAGTAAAGAGAAAAATTTTATTTTCTACGAGCTAAATTTATCAGTTTTTGAAGATATCTTGGTATGGATACATCAGTTAGGAGGAAAAGAAAATGAAAAGAATTGA
- a CDS encoding ABC transporter permease, producing the protein MKGFMAFTRKEIMDYTRTYKLMILLMVFLFFGFLNPIIAKLTPEMLKAFMPEGIMISLPEPTVFDCWTQFFKNVTQMGIILVVIMFSGIMANELIKGTLINMLTKGLKRKTVILSKFTASVIVWTICYYTSFVVTSLYSKLFWEETQVANLFFSVTCAWIFGLLLIVFLILGGVIFRNNYGGLLFTVIIVAIMFILNIMEPIAKFNPLQLVTVNMSLLTKEIDVSELYYSVGSSVFLMIMFLMISVIVFNKKQI; encoded by the coding sequence ATGAAAGGTTTTATGGCATTTACTCGTAAAGAGATAATGGATTATACTAGAACATATAAATTGATGATACTGTTGATGGTATTTCTTTTCTTTGGATTTCTTAATCCTATAATAGCAAAATTAACACCAGAAATGTTGAAAGCTTTTATGCCAGAAGGTATAATGATTTCTTTACCGGAACCTACAGTTTTTGATTGTTGGACACAATTTTTTAAGAACGTTACTCAGATGGGAATAATCTTAGTAGTCATAATGTTTAGTGGAATCATGGCAAATGAGTTGATTAAAGGTACTTTGATTAATATGCTGACAAAAGGATTGAAGAGAAAGACTGTAATTCTATCCAAATTTACTGCTTCCGTTATTGTGTGGACAATATGTTATTATACATCTTTTGTTGTCACTTCATTGTATAGCAAATTGTTTTGGGAAGAGACACAGGTTGCTAATTTATTTTTCTCTGTTACTTGTGCGTGGATATTCGGTTTGCTTCTGATTGTTTTCTTGATACTGGGTGGTGTCATATTTAGAAATAATTATGGAGGATTACTATTCACAGTAATCATAGTCGCTATCATGTTCATATTAAATATTATGGAGCCTATAGCTAAATTCAATCCTCTACAGCTTGTCACAGTAAACATGTCATTGCTTACAAAAGAGATTGATGTTTCTGAGTTATATTATTCAGTTGGGAGTTCAGTATTTTTGATGATAATGTTTTTGATGATAAGTGTTATAGTGTTTAATAAAAAACAAATATAA
- a CDS encoding FAD-dependent oxidoreductase: MKKYKSLIVYDSNCDLPIYDEVDVLVAGGGPAGIAAAETAARHGNKTLLVERLGFLGGASVAGYSGTFCGMFYGCDNPLEEEPKQAVFGWTNKFYEALKERNGVTKPQPYGKTFLVPHDPQIFKETAEDMILHAGGKILYHSTIVGVIKDDDEFKGVVIDTKSGFAQIKAKAIVDATGDADIIYRAGYEYTMGDNGVIQNPTMIFRLAGVDVKKFFDYWGEDRISPDKVTEAMKDAIGKGAHLPRLKVWVYHTTRPNELFMNVTLITGRDGRLLNVLDPDDHTEAEQVARKQVNEYAKFFKEYIPGCENSFINDLSCEVGVRQTRSIVGLERLRNDDVAEARKRSDGIVACPWPIELHNGETPYLFWLINNYYEVPYGALVPAVGENLIVAGRNLSAEHQALASCRVIAQCFGYGHAAGLAADKSVKENIKFRDIKGEEIRRLLNLEDARLG, encoded by the coding sequence ATGAAAAAATATAAAAGTCTAATTGTATATGATTCAAATTGTGATTTACCAATATATGATGAAGTAGATGTCTTAGTTGCCGGTGGTGGACCAGCTGGTATAGCTGCCGCAGAAACAGCAGCCAGACATGGTAACAAAACATTGCTTGTGGAAAGGCTTGGTTTCCTTGGTGGAGCATCTGTAGCAGGTTACTCAGGTACATTCTGCGGAATGTTCTATGGATGTGACAATCCATTGGAAGAAGAACCAAAACAAGCGGTTTTCGGCTGGACCAACAAGTTCTATGAGGCATTAAAAGAAAGAAATGGTGTTACAAAGCCTCAACCATACGGTAAAACATTCTTGGTTCCACACGACCCACAAATATTCAAAGAAACTGCTGAAGATATGATCTTACATGCAGGAGGGAAAATATTATATCATTCCACAATAGTCGGTGTCATCAAAGATGATGATGAGTTCAAAGGTGTTGTCATCGATACCAAAAGTGGTTTTGCCCAGATAAAAGCAAAAGCAATTGTTGATGCTACAGGTGATGCTGATATCATCTATCGTGCCGGTTATGAATACACAATGGGAGATAATGGTGTTATCCAGAATCCCACTATGATATTCCGTCTTGCAGGTGTTGATGTGAAAAAGTTCTTCGATTACTGGGGTGAAGACAGAATCTCACCTGACAAAGTAACTGAAGCCATGAAAGACGCTATTGGAAAAGGAGCACATCTTCCTAGACTAAAAGTATGGGTATATCATACAACAAGACCTAATGAATTATTCATGAATGTAACATTGATTACTGGTAGAGATGGGCGACTTCTCAATGTTCTTGATCCAGATGACCATACGGAAGCAGAACAAGTTGCACGTAAACAAGTCAATGAATATGCTAAGTTTTTCAAAGAGTACATTCCAGGTTGTGAAAACTCCTTTATCAATGATTTATCTTGTGAAGTGGGCGTGAGACAAACAAGAAGTATAGTAGGACTTGAAAGACTACGTAATGATGATGTGGCAGAAGCCAGAAAAAGAAGTGACGGAATAGTTGCTTGTCCATGGCCAATTGAATTACATAATGGGGAAACCCCTTACCTATTCTGGTTGATCAATAACTATTATGAAGTTCCTTATGGTGCATTAGTACCGGCTGTTGGTGAAAATCTGATTGTTGCTGGCAGGAACTTAAGTGCCGAACATCAGGCATTGGCAAGTTGTCGTGTAATAGCTCAATGTTTTGGTTACGGACACGCAGCTGGATTGGCGGCAGATAAATCAGTTAAAGAAAATATCAAGTTCAGAGATATAAAAGGTGAAGAAATAAGAAGATTATTAAACCTTGAAGATGCACGTTTAGGATAA
- a CDS encoding benzoate/H(+) symporter BenE family transporter: MNNNSIIQGIKDLPKHLNSKTISSGVIAGIFGWCTALILFANGNACGWSMQETSSWIFACWVFGPILGIILSLKYKEPIPGAWSISGAAIVVSGAGAGYSLQQLCTGFLLAGILVFILGITGLISKVMKFLPMPIVMGMTAGCLFKFVTNMVNYIFNWSSNMSEPNYSKYLLIAFIAIAAWLIFTKLRPVIKVIPPILAAFAVVIICVFAFGLYDASALEGIKFYGPKFIGYSFENVGGVFVSVSLPLALLVIGAENAQAIGVLKSQDYEPPIKSMTIWSGIGGIVTSLFGGHNANIAGPMTAIVASEESGDNKDDRYAASVVCGIWCSIIGIFASLLVPFLSTMPLNLIYLVAGLAMVGVILSSLQSAFKANKFQVSAFFSFFIALSQKSFLGIGSAFWALLVGIIIAAVLETKDLKAIINSKNRK, encoded by the coding sequence ATGAATAATAACAGCATTATTCAAGGTATCAAAGATCTACCAAAACATTTAAATTCCAAAACAATAAGTTCAGGTGTCATTGCAGGTATTTTCGGATGGTGTACAGCACTCATTTTATTCGCTAATGGTAACGCTTGTGGATGGAGTATGCAAGAAACATCTTCTTGGATTTTTGCATGTTGGGTATTCGGACCTATTTTAGGAATCATTCTATCTCTAAAATATAAAGAGCCTATCCCAGGTGCTTGGTCAATATCAGGGGCAGCAATTGTGGTTTCAGGTGCTGGTGCAGGTTACTCGTTGCAGCAATTATGTACAGGATTTTTATTAGCTGGTATTTTGGTATTCATATTAGGTATAACAGGATTAATCAGTAAGGTAATGAAATTCTTGCCTATGCCTATCGTAATGGGAATGACTGCCGGTTGTTTGTTTAAATTCGTAACGAACATGGTAAATTATATCTTCAATTGGTCAAGCAACATGAGCGAACCTAATTATAGCAAATATCTATTGATTGCCTTCATTGCAATTGCAGCATGGTTGATATTTACTAAGCTTAGACCAGTGATTAAGGTTATACCTCCAATCTTAGCAGCTTTTGCAGTAGTAATAATATGTGTATTCGCTTTTGGATTATATGATGCTTCAGCTCTAGAGGGCATTAAATTCTATGGTCCAAAATTTATAGGATATTCTTTTGAAAACGTTGGTGGTGTATTCGTATCAGTTTCTCTTCCTCTAGCACTTCTTGTAATCGGTGCAGAAAATGCACAAGCCATAGGTGTATTAAAGAGCCAAGATTACGAACCACCAATTAAAAGTATGACTATATGGTCAGGTATCGGTGGTATTGTCACTTCTCTATTCGGCGGACACAATGCTAATATCGCAGGTCCTATGACTGCAATAGTTGCATCCGAAGAGTCAGGAGATAATAAAGATGACCGTTACGCTGCTTCTGTCGTATGTGGTATATGGTGTTCTATCATTGGTATCTTCGCTAGTTTATTAGTACCTTTCTTAAGTACTATGCCTCTTAATTTAATCTATTTGGTAGCAGGTCTAGCAATGGTGGGAGTTATACTATCTTCACTACAATCAGCATTCAAAGCTAATAAATTCCAAGTTTCAGCTTTCTTCTCATTCTTTATAGCATTATCACAGAAATCATTCTTAGGAATCGGTTCAGCTTTTTGGGCATTGCTGGTTGGAATTATCATAGCAGCAGTATTAGAAACTAAAGATTTGAAAGCAATTATCAACAGCAAAAACAGAAAATGA
- a CDS encoding RNA polymerase sigma factor: MDADYVTDLVELYGKAIYGFCYNLTKDKNDADDLYQETFLKGIKLCHKIDKNNNPKGLLISIAIGIWKNNRRKYVWRQKIAPLQEFNEEIYNEYISNDEMSIEDIILSNELRLFIQDAANRLNSKMRIPLYMYYTADMSIKEIASALKIPQGTVKSRLFKARKELKDILELEAGNYERF; this comes from the coding sequence TTGGATGCTGATTATGTAACTGATCTTGTGGAATTATACGGCAAAGCTATTTATGGATTTTGTTATAATCTGACAAAAGATAAAAATGATGCAGATGACTTATATCAAGAAACATTTCTAAAGGGAATTAAGCTGTGCCATAAAATAGATAAAAACAACAATCCGAAAGGTTTATTGATTTCAATAGCAATAGGTATCTGGAAAAATAATCGCCGTAAATATGTTTGGAGGCAAAAAATAGCTCCATTACAAGAATTTAACGAAGAAATATATAATGAATACATATCAAATGATGAGATGAGTATAGAAGATATAATATTATCTAATGAATTACGTTTATTCATACAAGATGCAGCTAATCGGCTAAATAGTAAAATGAGAATTCCTTTATACATGTATTATACAGCAGATATGTCTATAAAAGAGATAGCATCTGCATTAAAAATTCCACAAGGCACTGTAAAAAGCAGGCTTTTCAAAGCAAGGAAAGAATTAAAGGATATATTGGAGTTGGAGGCTGGTAATTATGAGAGATTCTGA
- a CDS encoding GntR family transcriptional regulator, which translates to MENDKFKQKNVDFLVDDASKKIEEMIVTAELKPGSIVSEKEISEYLDIGRTPVREALKRLEPTHLFKTIPRKGILIRIVTVDELLLQMEPRKVLEELVVKRAAKYAFPDERDKLRQLATEYRKVTEEWAPAIEALRIDDEFNRLLCKSSKNPFIGQMLLPQHALARRQYYLNYFIDKELTARVNYSHAKLMDAIADGDDKKALSELDELFNNLKEFNSISLSTWIQFDD; encoded by the coding sequence ATGGAAAACGATAAGTTTAAGCAAAAAAATGTTGATTTCTTAGTTGATGATGCAAGTAAGAAAATAGAAGAAATGATTGTTACGGCAGAATTGAAGCCTGGAAGTATCGTTTCTGAAAAAGAAATTAGTGAATATCTAGATATTGGACGTACACCAGTACGTGAAGCATTAAAACGACTAGAGCCAACACATTTATTTAAAACCATTCCTCGTAAAGGAATTTTAATACGTATAGTTACTGTTGATGAATTATTGCTACAAATGGAACCTAGAAAAGTACTAGAAGAGTTAGTTGTCAAAAGAGCTGCAAAATATGCATTTCCAGATGAAAGAGATAAGTTAAGACAATTAGCTACTGAATATAGAAAAGTTACTGAGGAATGGGCACCTGCAATAGAAGCTTTGAGAATAGATGATGAATTTAATAGATTATTATGTAAATCCAGTAAAAATCCATTTATTGGACAGATGCTATTACCTCAACATGCTTTAGCTAGAAGACAATATTATCTTAATTATTTTATTGATAAGGAGCTGACTGCAAGAGTTAATTATAGTCATGCAAAACTAATGGATGCTATTGCAGATGGTGATGATAAAAAAGCATTATCTGAATTAGATGAGCTATTTAATAATCTAAAAGAATTCAATAGTATAAGTCTTTCTACTTGGATACAATTTGACGATTAG
- a CDS encoding metallophosphoesterase, which yields MYRNPEFYKDKDEHYAIKIGSKPYKILQLTDLHLGFGLICRKKDRLGMEAVTVLIKKTNPDLIILTGDSIFPFIFRSGTRNNIKQAKKLVAFMDGFKIPYAFLFGNHDIEMGSKGNKDQIADIIMNGEYSIFAKGKKELTGVGNYIIKLVNDENALIMALVILDSNMYGDGWFFSGFDCIHEDQTNWCTQELLKLKKQNSDLQALAFFHMPLPEFKEAYEKMKLGDKSIQYNFGSIGESNDYFGITKYECDFFQQALDNNTIKGIFCGHDHLNTLSLTYKGIMMTYGMSIDYLGYRNIVKRHTQRGGTLITVNDNGSFQVSPVPLTRVVSDFVRGKDK from the coding sequence ATGTATAGGAATCCTGAATTTTATAAAGATAAAGATGAACATTATGCTATAAAAATTGGAAGTAAACCATATAAAATATTACAACTGACAGATTTACATTTGGGATTTGGTTTAATATGTCGTAAAAAAGATAGATTAGGGATGGAAGCTGTAACTGTATTGATTAAAAAAACTAATCCTGATTTGATAATTTTGACTGGTGACAGTATATTTCCATTTATATTCAGATCAGGTACAAGAAATAATATTAAGCAAGCCAAAAAACTAGTTGCTTTCATGGATGGTTTTAAGATTCCATATGCTTTTTTATTTGGTAATCACGATATTGAAATGGGTTCAAAAGGAAATAAAGATCAGATAGCTGATATAATTATGAATGGTGAGTATAGTATTTTTGCAAAAGGAAAGAAAGAGCTTACTGGTGTTGGTAATTATATAATTAAATTAGTGAATGATGAAAATGCGTTAATAATGGCACTAGTTATTTTAGATTCTAATATGTATGGTGATGGATGGTTCTTCAGTGGGTTTGATTGCATACATGAAGATCAGACCAATTGGTGTACACAAGAGTTATTGAAACTAAAAAAACAAAATTCAGATCTACAGGCTTTGGCATTTTTTCATATGCCCCTACCTGAATTTAAAGAAGCTTATGAGAAAATGAAACTTGGAGATAAAAGCATTCAATATAATTTTGGAAGTATCGGTGAAAGTAACGATTATTTTGGAATAACAAAATATGAATGTGATTTTTTTCAACAAGCATTAGATAATAATACAATTAAAGGGATATTCTGTGGACATGACCATTTGAATACTCTTTCGTTAACTTATAAAGGTATTATGATGACATATGGAATGTCTATAGATTATCTCGGATATAGAAATATTGTAAAGAGGCATACACAAAGAGGAGGAACTCTTATTACAGTTAATGATAATGGTTCCTTTCAGGTAAGTCCAGTTCCACTAACCAGAGTCGTATCTGATTTCGTTAGAGGTAAGGACAAATAG